The region CTCAAGGCCGACCACGGAGGTCAGTTTTGGGGCTTTGAGGCCGGCCTTGGGCCCCTCGGGGCCAACTACAGGGTCGTCCCTGGTTGACTTGACCCATCTCTTTGTTTTAGTTCACTTCAGATATCTGTCTCCATTATATCAATCAATTCTCATATTCTCTTGCctttaaattacaattttttggtAGGCCCGAGATCTAGAAAACCATCCATTTTTGTTTCCCAATTCATAGTATCTACACCCCTGATAGGTGTAAGTAAGTTAAATGAATTACTTATAAATTACATTTAGAAGAACCTTATCAAACAGATAATAACAACTTTGACAgcaacatttatattttatagattatagatataaAAACAGTCTCAGAAATTGACAGAGAAATACATATCAATCTCTACTTTTAATCCGCtctaaaatttcaatttcttaaATGTTTTTACAGTGATCGaatttttgataataaattttagattttttactGTTTTCAATAGTAAGAAATctcaaaattgattgattgatttatttaaaaatggcACATTTTTAATAGCAAAACACCAAATTTCATTGATTTTGAAACTAGAGACAAATTATAAGAGAACCCAACAGTCAAAAGATCAAAAACTACAACTCTATGTTACAGtcatacatattatatttatacatcATATGTATGCATAAACATTATCTCTACAGTGTGTGTATACATTCAAGAACTAATTAAATAGTAGCATGCAAAAACAATCACTGAAAAATGCTTTCCAACAAAGAACTATTTCCTTCATCACAAAATATTTTCTCCAATGCACTAAAGTCGTCGTCATTACCACCACCACATTGCATCGCACCCGTTGGGAACATTTGGTCGGAGTTAGACGTCTCTGGCGTTGCCGAGACGAGCGGCGGGAGCGATAAGATATTATTGCTCGTTAAGACGCTAGGGACCAAATCGCAGTTGCCCGGCACAAATCCCAAGGAGTTTGACATGGGAGAGGGCTGATCGAGCACCGATTCGATACTGTACGAGTTTGGGGTGGTGGACAAGGGATGATCAAAGAGGAGAGGAGATTCGTTCGATTCAACGTTAAAGTTGTCGAAAGTTGTGACATTGTTGTTGAACAACATTGGAACATTATTGTTGTTTTGTGCTAAGGGTAAAGGgatgttgttgttattgttgtttagGAATTGGGCAATGTTTTGGAGGAGTTGTGCGTTGGCCATTTGAGTGAGATTTGCTTGCAACCTAAGAATAGATTCTAATGGACTGATAATTGGATTATTATTGAAggaattataataattatgggGAAGATTATTGAGAAGATGATTGAGATTAGGTGGTAATGGTTTATGAGTGATTGGATCGATTCCCAATCTCATAAGCTTTTTCTTTATATGTGTGTTGTAATAATTCTTCACTTCATTGTCTGTCCTTCCAGCTGGAAGTTTAGCTGCAATCTTTGACCACCTGCAATTACatccaaattttaattttgcaaattATTATGctgcttaattaattaacccCAATATTCATATTGTACTCtagaattaatatttgatgtaaaaatttcaatatttgaaaataaaaattactttcaATTTGAAAACGGTTAGGTTTATTATTCATTGTTCCCAAACTTCACTACCCTcgtaaccaactgagctaccaATGTAGGTTTAAGTTACTATTTAAATAAGCATAGAAGTTGatctaaaattatttaactttttaaaatcttaaaGCACATCACTAATGATCATATATATGGAAGGAACaggtaaaaaaatatatatatatggaaggaaCAGGTAAAATAATGGTAAGTTGGTTATACGTTTACAACTTACTTTAAAATATTGTTAAGTTGGCTAACGAGACACAAAAATACAAGTAAAAGGAATGAGGGATCATAGtaaatttttattcatatttagTATGAAAAGAAACTACACCAAGTTAAAGAATTTTAGGTCAAGAAATACTGATAACATCATCAATAAGAAATGTTTGAATCTAGTATATAAAAAGTATTAGGTTTCTCTCCAACTATATAGAATTAGTatccaaaaaattataaaaacatataCACTTCAAAAAATATACTTCACATttggaaacaaattaaaacaaagtaTTCATCATTGctagttaaaatataattataagacAATTCTAAAATCTTGAAAAAAAACTACGGTAAGTCTGTAACTATTATCGGGACAATAGTTTTTAAAACAAACCATATATATTATCTATTTCTATTTATAGTAATACCCACGGTCTTTTAGACGCTGTATAATTTTGTTGTAATTATATTTCTCATAttgataaaacaaaaaatagagaagtcatagtaaaaatataatacctATTTCCAAGTTGTTTGTGGAGCTGAATGATCatatcctcttcttcctcagaGAAACATCCCCTCTTAATATCAGGCCTCAGATAATTGGTCCATCGCAGTCTACAGCTCTTTCCGCACCGGTTTAACCCGGCCCCTTTGGGAACCATTTGCCAGTTCCCAATCCCATTTTCATGAATATAATCTGCCAGCTTTTTATCCTCATCTGTTGACCATGGCCCCTTCTTCAACTCTGAACTCTCTTTGCAGCACGGATATCTCCCCATTtacaataacttttttttttttttttaatgggaaTTGAAGAACTGTGTTTAAAGAAAATCTGATTCTCAAACTTAGTTATGGAGTTgtaaggagagagagagagaaagtgaagGAGAAGCTTTGGGGTGTAATGGAGAGAGGTACGGTGATGTGGTTTATATAAGTTGATGGACAGCACAGTTCTATGCTCAAGTCaactttttttcttcatattactctttttatttttattttaaaaacatactTATCGTTTGTTAATAAAACTCTATGAATTTTGACTGCCTGCTCTATCCCTCATTTAAAAGAAACATATTTATTGTTCCGCGGGACTTAGCGTAGTTAGTTCGTCACCTGACTTAAAAGGCATGATTGGAAGCGGTACTGTGGGAGTTCAAATCCCACTGAAAGTATACATGCATGAGAAAAAGATCGAAGGATGTTAGAAGGTCTGTATTAGATTCTTTGTGCGCGATTTACCTCTACATAGAATTAGGATTAGTCCGGTGACTCTAGGAGCGGGGTCCTGTGGCTTAAGATTAGTCCGACAAAACTGAGAttacaagttaaaaaaaaaacatactttttaatgaaatataggaaaaaaaaatctagtgtCCTCACATAAGGAGGTGAATAATAagggtaaaatgagacagaaaatatttttacgATACTCGGAATATACCATAGCCATATTTATACTCGACTTACTAATGGCAAGTTGAGTACTATTGTTAAACTTCAAATGAAAGAAATTAATACTTTCTCAactgccaaagactttgtggtttaGTGACACCATCTTTACACCCTATGTGAAAGGGAGTAGGTTCGAGCCTTAGCTAAGTCTGCTAAACAGAGCCAAGGAGAGAATACACTTATAAAGGGTAGTGTATAACTTTGTAAAgctcacaaaattgtaaaattttctgtattaattttcttttacttcAAGCATAGAAACTCTTGATATGCAACAACTATAATGAGTTCTTGACAAATGTGGAGCTAGTTGAGTTTATGCTTAGACTTTAAAGATAATTAGtaattatttcttcttcttcctattattattgttaatattattatataattatataagtaaaCAAAAAGTATTTAAGAAAGCTTACTACAATACGGCAAGGAATTGAAGTCGCCTAGCTACTGCCCATTTTGGCTGAAATATTCAGCacaagaagagagagagagagatatgaaGGTCCaaagaaatttaataaatattagatTAAATTAAGCATTAGGTAAGTATATTGATAATGTCAGACTCAAAACAGGTAATATCTTGTTGAGGTTTAGAAACCACGTGTTCGATGGCTACCAtaactctttctttattttcttctcatttGTGGTGGTTGTTCCCAAACATATATTATTGCAAAATTATAtatgcttttattttatttcattaatatTTGGTATATACTATTCATAATCTActtaatttaaatgtttttaaagtGTGTTGTACAATAATGATTTATAATATATCTAATAATATCTATATTGAAAATGTGAAAgttttgatatattatttaatcTATATTCTTTGTactctaattaaattaatattaccaaatacaataatatgggggttttttgtttgtttgtttgttttttttttttttttNNNNNNNNNNNNNNNNNNNNNNNNNNNNNNNNNNNNNNNNNNNNNNNNNNNNNNNNNNNNNNNNNNNNNNNNNNNNNNNNNNNNNNNNNNNNNNNNNNNNNNNNNNNNNNNNNNNNNNNNNNNNNNNNNNNNNNNNNNNNNNNNNNNNNNNNNNNNNNNNNNNNNNNNNNNNNNNNNNNNNNNNNNNNNNNNNNNNNNNNNNNNNNNNNNNNNNNNNNNNNNNNNNNNNNNNNNNNNNNNNNNNNNNNNNNNNNNNNNNNNNNNNNNNNNNNNNNNNNNNNNNNNNNNNNNNNNNNNNNNNNNNNNNNNNNNNNNNNNNNNNNNNNNNNNNNNNNNNNNNNNNNNNNNNNNNNNNNNNNNNNNNNNNNNNNNNNNNNNNNNNNNNNNNNNNNNNNNNNNNNNNNNNNNNNNNNNNNNNNNNNNNNNNNNNNNNNNNNNNNNNNNNNNNNNNNNNNNNNNNNNNNNNNNNNNNNNNNNNNNNNNNNNNNNNNNNNNNNNNNNNNNNNNNNNNNNNNNNNNNNNNNNNNNNNNNNNNNNNNNNNNNNNNNNNNNNNNNNNNNNNNNNNNNNNNNNNNNNNNNNNNNNNNNNNNNNNNNNNNNNNNNNNNNNNNNNNNNNNNNNNNNNNNNNNNNNNNNNNNNNNNNNNNNNNNNNNNNNNNNNNNNNNNNNNNNNNNNNNNNNNNNNNNNNNNNNNNNNNNNNNNNNNNNNNNNNNNNNNNNNNNNNNNNNNNNNNNNNNNNNNNNNNNNNNNNNNNNNNNNNNNNNNNNNNNNNNNNNNNNNNNNNNNNNNNNNNNNNNNNNNNNNNNNNNNNNNNNNNNNNNNNNNNNNNNNNNNNNNNNNNNNNNNNNNNNNNNNNNNNNNNNNNNNNNNNNNNNNNNNNNNNNNNNNNNNNNNNNNNNNNNNNNNNNNNNNNNNNNNNNNNNNNNNNNNNNNNNNNNNNNNNNNNNNNNNNNNNNNNNNNNNNNNNNNNNNNNNNNNNNNNNNNNNNNNNNNNNNNNNNNNNNNNNNNNNNNNNNNNNNNNNNNNNNNNNNNNNNNNNNNNNNNNNNNNNNNNNNNNNNNNNNNNNNNNNNNNNNNNNNNNNNNNNNNNNNNNNNNNNNNNNNNNNNNNNNNNNNNNNNNNNNNNNNNNNNNNNNNNNNNNNNNNNNNNNNNNNNNNNNNNNNNNNNNNNNNNNNNNNNNNNNNNNNNNNNNNNNNNNNNNNNNNNNNNNNNNNNNNNNNNNNNNNNNNNNNNNNNNNNNNNNNNNNNNNNNNNNNNNNNNNNNNNNNNNNNNNNNNNNNNNNNNNNNNNNNNNNNNNNNNNNNNNNNNNNNNNNNNNNNNNNNNNNNNNNNNNNNNNNNNNNNNNNNNNNNNNNNNNNNNNNNNNNNNNNNNNNNNNNNNNNNNNNNNNNNNNNNNNNNNNNNNNNNNNNNNNNNNNNNNNNNNNNNNNNNNNNNNNNNNNNNNNNNNNNNNNNNNNNNNNNNNNNNNNNNNNNNNNNNNNNNNNNNNNNNNNNNNNNNNNNNNNNNNNNNNNNNNNNNNNNNNNNNNNNNNNNNNNNNNNNNNNNNNNNNNNNNNNNNNNNNNNNNNNNNNNNNNNNNNNNNNNNNNNNNNNNNNNNNNNNNNNNNNNNNNNNNNNNNNNNNNNNNNNNNNNNNNNNNNNNNNNNNNNNNNNNNNNNNNNNNNNNNNNNNNNNNNNNNNNNNNNNNNNNNNNNNNNNNNNNNNNNNNNNNNNNNNNNNNNNNNNNNNNNNNNNNNNNNNNNNNNNNNNNNNNNNNNNNNNNNNNNNNNNNNNNNNNNNNNNNNNNNNNNNNNNNNNNNNNNNNNNNNNNNNNNNNNNNNNNNNNNNNNNNNNNNNNNNNNNNNNNNNNNNNNNNNNNNNNNNNNNNNNNNNNNNNNNNNNNNNNNNNNNNNNNNNNNNNNNNNNNNNNNNNNNNNNNNNNNNNNNNNNNNNNNNNNNNNNNNNNNNNNNNNNNNNNNNNNNNNNNNNNNNNNNNNNNNNNNNNNNNNNNNNNNNNNNNNNNNNNNNNNNNNNNNNNNNNNNNNNNNNNNNNNNNNNNNNNNNNNNNNNNNNNNNNNNNNNNNNNNNNNNNNNNNNNNNNNNNNNNNNNNNNNNNNNNNNNNNNNNNNNNNNNNNNNNNNNNNNNNNNNNNNNNNNNNNNNNNNNNNNNNNNNNNNNNNNNNNNNNNNNNNNNNNNNNNNNNNNNNNNNNNNNNNNNNNNNNNNNNNNNNNNNNNNNNNNNNNNNNNNNNNNNNNNNNNNNNNNNNNNNNNNNNNNNNNNNNNNNNNNNNNNNNNNNNNNNNNNNNNNNNNNNNNNNNNNNNNNNNNNNNNNNNNNNNNNNNNNNNNNNNNNNNNNNNNNNNNNNNNNNNNNNNNNNNNNNNNNNNNNNNNNNNNNNNNNNNNNNNNNNNNNNNNNNNNNNNNNNNNNNNNNNNNNNNNNNNNNNNNNNNNNNNNNNNNNNNNNNNNNNNNNNNNNNNNNNNNNNNNNNNNNNNNNNNNNNNNNNNNNNNNNNNNNNNNNNNNNNNNNNNNNNNNNNNNNNNNNNNNNNNNNNNNNNNNNNNNNNNNNNNNNNNNNNNNNNNNNNNNNNNNNNNNNNNNNNNNNNNNNNNNNNNNNNNNNNNNNNNNNNNNNNNNNNNNNNNNNNNNNNNNNNNNNNNNNNNNNNNNNNNNNNNNNNNNNNNNNNNNNNNNNNNNNNNNNNNNNNNNNNNNNNNNNNNNNNNNNNNNNNNNNNNNNNNNNNNNNNNNNNNNNNNNNNNNNNNNNNNNNNNNNNNNNNNNNNNNNNNNNNNNNNNNNNNNNNNNNNNNNNNNNNNNNNNNNNNNNNNNNNNNNNNNNNNNNNNNNNNNNNNNNNNNNNNNNNNNNNNNNNNNNNNNNNNNNNNNNNNNNNNNNNNNNNNNNNNNNNNNNNNNNNNNNNNNNNNNNNNNNNNNNNNNNNNNNNNNNNNNNNNNNNNNNNNNNNNNNNNNNNNNNNNNNNNNNNNNNNNNNNNNNNNNNNNNNNNNNNNNNNNNNNNNNNNNNNNNNNNNNNNNNNNNNNNNNNNNNNNNNNNNNNNNNNNNNNNNNNNNNNNNNNNNNNNNNNNNNNNNNNNNNNNNNNNNNNNNNNNNNNNNNNNNNNNNNNNNNNNNNNNNNNNNNNNNNNNNNNNNNNNNNNNNNNNNNNNNNNNNNNNNNNNNNNNNNNNNNNNNNNNNNNNNNNNNNNNNNNNNNNNNNNNNNNNNNNNNNNNNNNNNNNNNNNNNNNNNNNNNNNNNNNNNNNNNNNNNNNNNNNNNNNNNNNNNNNNNNNNNNNNNNNNNNNNNNNNNNNNNNNNNNNNNNNNNNNNNNNNNNNNNNNNNNNNNNNNNNNNNNNNNNNNNNNNNNNNNNNNNNNNNNNNNNNNNNNNNNNNNNNNNNNNNNNNNNNNNNNNNNNNNNNNNNNNNNNNNNNNNNNNNNNNNNNNNNNNNNNNNNNNNNNNNNNNNNNNNNNNNNNNNNNNNNNNNNNNNNNNNNNNNNNNNNNNNNNNNNNNNNNNNNNNNNNNNNNNNNNNNNNNNNNNNNNNNNNNNNNNNNNNNNNNNNNNNNNNNNNNNNNNNNNNNNNNNNNNNNNNNNNNNNNNNNNNNNNNNNNNNNNNNNNNNNNNNNNNNNNNNNNNNNNNNNNNNNNNNNNNNNNNNNNNNNNNNNNNNNNNNNNNNNNNNNNNNNNNNNNNNNNNNNNNNNNNNNNNNNNNNNNNNNNNNNNNNNNNNNNNNNNNNNNNNNNNNNNNNNNNNNNNNNNNNNNNNNNNNNNNNNNNNNNNNNNNNNNNNNNNNNNNNNNNNNNNNNNNNNNNNNNNNNNNNNNNNNNNNNNNNNNNNNNNNNNNNNNNNNNNNNNNNNNNNNNNNNNNNNNNNNNNNNNNNNNNNNNNNNNNNNNNNNNNNNNNNNNNNNNNNNNNNNNNNNNNNNNNNNNNNNNNNNNNNNNNNNNNNNNNNNNNNNNNNNNNNNNNNNNNNNNNNNNNNNNNNNNNNNNNNNNNNNNNNNNNNNNNNNNNNNNNNNNNNNNNNNNNNNNNNNNNNNNNNNNNNNNNNNNNNNNNNNNNNNNNNNNNNNNNNNNNNNNNNNNNNNNNNNNNNNNNNNNNNNNNNNNNNNNNNNNNNNNNNNNNNNNNNNNNNNNNNNNNNNNNNNNNNNNNNNNNNNNNNNNNNNNNNNNNNNNNNNNNNNNNNNNNNNNNNNNNNNNNNNNNNNNNNNNNNNNNNNNNNNNNNNNNNNNNNNNNNNNNNNNNNNNNNNNNNNNNNNNNNNNNNNNNNNNNNNNNNNNNNNNNNNNNNNNNNNNNNNNNNNNNNNNNNNNNNNNNNNNNNNNNNNNNNNNNNNNNNNNNNNNNNNNNNNNNNNNNNNNNNNNNNNNNNNNNNNNNNNNNNNNNNNNNNNNNNNNNNNNNNNNNNNNNNNNNNNNNNNNNNNNNNNNNNNNNNNNNNNNNNNNNNNNNNNNNNNNNNNNNNNNNNNNNNNNNNNNNNNNNNNNNNNNNNNNNNNNNNNNNNNNNNNNNNNNNNNNNNNNNNNNNNNNNNNNNNNNNNNNNNNNNNNNNNNNNNNNNNNNNNNNNNNNNNNNNNNNNNNNNNNNNNNNNNNNNNNNNNNNNNNNNNNNNNNNNNNNNNNNNNNNNNNNNNNNNNNNNNNNNNNNNNNNNNNNNNNNNNNNNNNNNNNNNNNNNNNNNNNNNNNNNNNNNNNNNNNNNNNNNNNNNNNNNNNNNNNNNNNNNNNNNNNNNNNNNNNNNNNNNNNNNNNNNNNNNNNNNNNNNNNNNNNNNNNNNNNNNNNNNNNNNNNNNNNNNNNNNNNNNNNNNNNNNNNNNNNNNNNNNNNNNNNNNNNNNNNNNNNNNNNNNNNNNNNNNNNNNNNNNNNNNNNNNNNNNNNNNNNNNNNNNNNNNNNNNNNNNNNNNNNNNNNNNNNNNNNNNNNNNNNNNNNNNNNNNNNNNNNNNNNNNNNNNNNNNNNNNNNNNNNNNNNNNNNNNNNNNNNNNNNNNNNNNNNNNNNNNNNNNNNNNNNNNNNNNNNNNNNNNNNNNNNNNNNNNNNNNNNNNNNNNNNNNNNNNNNNNNNNNNNNNNNNNNNNNNNNNNNNNNNNNNNNNNNNNNNNNNNNNNNNNNNNNNNNNNNNNNNNNNNNNNNNNNNNNNNNNNNNNNNNNNNNNNNNNNNNNNNNNNNNNNNNNNNNNNNNNNNNNNNNNNNNNNNNNNNNNNNNNNNNNNNNNNNNNNNNNNNNNNNNNNNNNNNNNNNNNNNNNNNNNNNNNNNNNNNNNNNNNNNNNNNNNNNNNNNNNNNNNNNNNNNNNNNNNNNNNNNNNNNNNNNNNNNNNNNNNNNNNNNNNNNNNNNNNNNNNNNNNNNNNNNNNNNNNNNNNNNNNNNNNNNNNNNNNNNNNNNNNNNNNNNNNNNNNNNNNNNNNNNNNNNNNNNNNNNNNNNNNNNNNNNNNNNNNNNNNNNNNNNNNNNNNNNNNNNNNNNNNNNNNNNNNNNNNNNNNNNNNNNNNNNNNNNNNNNNNNNNNNNNNNNNNNNNNNNNNNNNNNNNNNNNNNNNNNNNNNNNNNNNNNNNNNNNNNNNNNNNNNNNNNNNNNNNNNNNNNNNNNNNNNNNNNNNNNNNNNNNNNNNNNNNNNNNNNNNNNNNNNNNNNNNNNNNNNNNNNNNNNNNNNNNNNNNNNNNNNNNNNNNNNNNNNNNNNNNNNNNNNNNNNNNNNNNNNNNNNNNNNNNNNNNNNNNNNNNNNNNNNNNNNNNNNNNNNNNNNNNNNNNNNNNNNNNNNNNNNNNNNNNNNNNNNNNNNNNNNNNNNNNNNNNNNNNNNNNNNNNNNNNNNNNNNNNNNNNNNNNNNNNNNNNNNNNNNNNNNNNNNNNNNNNNNNNNNNNNNNNNNNNNNNNNNNNNNNNNNNNNNNNNNNNNNNNNNNNNNNNNNNNNNNNNNNNNNNNNNNNNNNNNNNNNNNNNNNNNNNNNNNNNNNNNNNNNNNNNNNNNNNNNNNNNNNNNNNNNNNNNNNNNNNNNNNNNNNNNNNNNNNNNNNNNNNNNNNNNNNNNNNNNNNNNNNNNNNNNNNNNAAACCGGGCTagcacttatggctcgtgcctctgtgccgtctcggttctggcatttttcttttgaggctgctgttttccttattaacaaaatgccctcacatactctccataactctagtcctcatgtcttagtgcacagatctcagccatcatattcctttcttcgtgtctttggctgtctgtgctatccgcacttacggccatataatcgtcataaactgtcttacaggtcttctccatgtgtctttctgggctatcctgattcgtttcggggttataggtgcatggacctgcgtactaataaagtttttgtgtgccgtcatgtgcggtttgatgaagCTGTGTTTCCTTTTGGTGCTAAGTCTGTTTTGCAGGCTCCATCAGAATCTATTGCACGACCTTGGGCTGAATCTGTTTTTCATCCTGTGGCTGATCCATCTGTGGTAGCTCCCTCGCCTCCTNCACTCCATGGCcactaggagtcggtctgtggctccggttgcgggtttgactgtgcaagtttcctctgttgatcctacttgttatactcaggcagtcaaacactctgaatggagggaggcaatggatcaggagttcaatgccttgttgcagaatcagacatggtgcttggttcctcccactgcgtctatgaatattattggctgcaagtgggtgtttcgcaCGAAAAGGAAGGCTGATGGATCTGTTGAGCGCTACAAGGCCAGGCTCGTGGCTAAAGGNNNNNNNNNNNNNNNNNNNNNNNNNNNNNNNNNNNNNNNNNNNNNNNNNNNNNNNNNNNNNNNNNNNNNNNNNNNNNNNNNNNNNNNNNNNNNNNNNNNNNNNNNNNNNNNNNNNNNNNNNNNNNNNNNNNNNNNNNNNNNNNNNNNNNNNNNNNNNNNNNNNNNNNNNNNNNNNNNNNNNNNNNNNNNNNNNNNNNNNNNNNNNNNNNNNNNNNNNNNNNNNNNNNNNNNNNNNNNNNNNNNNNNNNNNNNNNNNNNNNNNNNNNNNNNNNNNNNNNNNNNNNNNNNNNNNNNNNNNNNNNNNNNNNNNNNNNNNNNNNNNNNNNNNNNNNNNNNNNNNNNNNNNNNNNNNNNNNNNNNNNNNNNNNNNNNNNNNNNNNNNNNNNNNNNNNNNNNNNNNNNNNNNNNNNNNNNNNNNNNNNNNNNNNNNNNNNNNNNNNNNNNNNNNNNNNNNNNNNNNNNNNNNNNNNNNNNNNNNNNNNNNNNNNNNNNNNNNNNNNNNNNNNNNNNNNNNNNNNNNNNNN is a window of Ipomoea triloba cultivar NCNSP0323 chromosome 16, ASM357664v1 DNA encoding:
- the LOC116007992 gene encoding transcription factor MYB41-like, whose protein sequence is MGRYPCCKESSELKKGPWSTDEDKKLADYIHENGIGNWQMVPKGAGLNRCGKSCRLRWTNYLRPDIKRGCFSEEEEDMIIQLHKQLGNRWSKIAAKLPAGRTDNEVKNYYNTHIKKKLMRLGIDPITHKPLPPNLNHLLNNLPHNYYNSFNNNPIISPLESILRLQANLTQMANAQLLQNIAQFLNNNNNNIPLPLAQNNNNVPMLFNNNVTTFDNFNVESNESPLLFDHPLSTTPNSYSIESVLDQPSPMSNSLGFVPGNCDLVPSVLTSNNILSLPPLVSATPETSNSDQMFPTGAMQCGGGNDDDFSALEKIFCDEGNSSLLESIFQ